Proteins from a single region of Pseudomonas ekonensis:
- a CDS encoding helix-turn-helix domain-containing protein has protein sequence MNKPDLPSIPVFKLYGESLDWPTPDLLHCETISKRSREHQWEIKPHRHADLCQLLFVFKGQAELEIEGQRTQLNEAAIQILPPLSVHGFRFSEDVEGFVVTLAKPLINHLQAQLGNSVQALAQADSYPAGQDADYLNSLFAALQAEYNGHEPAREMLMHSLASVIMVWVSRQAIRRHTATQRPQRQREYLNGFIQLVEETYRQHVKVEDLAHRLGISVSHLNGTCRELAGQPALQIMHERQLLEAKRLLTYTSMTIYEMSDLLGFSDPTNFTRLFRRRVGISPKAFRDRLKTEP, from the coding sequence ATGAACAAGCCTGACCTGCCTTCGATTCCGGTGTTCAAGCTCTACGGTGAAAGCCTGGACTGGCCGACCCCCGACTTGCTGCACTGCGAAACCATTTCCAAACGCAGCCGCGAACACCAATGGGAAATCAAACCCCACCGCCACGCCGATCTGTGCCAGTTGCTCTTCGTATTCAAAGGTCAGGCAGAGCTTGAAATCGAAGGTCAGCGCACGCAACTCAACGAAGCCGCGATCCAGATCCTGCCGCCCCTGTCGGTGCACGGCTTTCGCTTTTCCGAGGACGTCGAAGGGTTCGTCGTCACGCTGGCCAAACCGTTGATCAACCATTTGCAGGCGCAACTGGGCAACTCGGTGCAAGCCCTGGCCCAGGCCGACAGCTACCCGGCGGGGCAGGACGCGGACTACCTCAACAGCCTGTTCGCCGCGTTGCAGGCCGAATACAACGGCCATGAGCCGGCGCGGGAAATGCTCATGCATTCGCTCGCCAGCGTGATCATGGTCTGGGTCAGCCGTCAGGCGATCCGGCGCCACACCGCCACGCAGCGTCCGCAGCGCCAGCGCGAATACCTCAACGGGTTCATTCAGTTGGTGGAGGAGACGTACCGCCAGCACGTGAAGGTCGAGGACCTGGCCCATCGCCTGGGCATTTCGGTGTCCCACCTCAACGGCACCTGCCGCGAGCTGGCGGGGCAGCCGGCCCTGCAGATCATGCACGAGCGGCAATTGCTGGAGGCCAAGCGCCTGCTGACCTACACCAGCATGACCATCTATGAAATGTCGGATCTGTTGGGTTTTTCCGACCCGACCAACTTCACGCGCCTGTTCCGGCGCCGGGTGGGGATATCGCCGAAGGCCTTCCGCGACCGCTTGAAGACCGAACCGTAA
- a CDS encoding LysR family transcriptional regulator, translating to MDRLQAMRVFVTVVDLGSQSAAADHLELSRPVVSRYLAELEDWVGARLMHRTTRKLSLTAAGNEILPRCRQMLELSGDMQAAVSEPDDAPRGLLRISVSTSFGQAQLADAMAAFVKRYPGVNIDLQMLDRTVNLVDERIDLAIRTSNDLDPNLIARRLTVCRSVVCAAPSYLHDRPRPQRVEELSRHNCLTHSYFGKSLWHFEEDGEPVSVPVQGNISANEASTLLRATLAGAGVAMLPTYQAGVHIHSGELVRLLPHAEPRRMNIYAVYASRKHMPAALRCMLDFLVQRFPENPAWDEGL from the coding sequence ATGGATCGTCTCCAAGCAATGCGGGTGTTTGTCACGGTGGTGGATCTGGGCAGCCAGTCGGCGGCGGCCGATCACCTGGAGCTGTCGCGGCCGGTGGTGTCGCGGTATCTGGCGGAACTGGAGGACTGGGTCGGCGCACGCCTGATGCACCGCACCACGCGCAAGTTGAGCCTGACCGCCGCCGGCAACGAAATCCTGCCGCGCTGCCGGCAGATGCTCGAACTGTCCGGCGACATGCAGGCCGCCGTCAGCGAACCCGACGACGCACCGCGCGGGCTGCTGCGCATCAGCGTCAGCACCTCGTTCGGCCAGGCGCAACTGGCCGATGCCATGGCGGCGTTCGTCAAGCGCTACCCGGGCGTGAACATCGACCTGCAGATGCTCGACCGCACGGTGAACCTGGTGGACGAACGCATCGACCTGGCGATCCGCACCAGCAACGACCTCGACCCGAACCTGATCGCCCGGCGCCTGACCGTGTGCCGCTCGGTGGTCTGCGCCGCGCCGTCGTACCTGCACGACCGGCCGCGGCCGCAGCGGGTGGAGGAACTGAGCCGGCACAACTGCCTGACCCATTCCTACTTCGGCAAAAGCCTGTGGCATTTCGAGGAGGACGGCGAACCGGTGTCGGTGCCGGTGCAGGGCAACATCAGCGCCAACGAGGCCAGCACCCTGCTGCGCGCGACCCTGGCCGGCGCGGGGGTGGCGATGCTGCCGACCTATCAGGCCGGGGTGCACATCCACAGCGGCGAACTGGTGCGCCTGCTGCCCCACGCCGAACCGCGGCGGATGAACATCTACGCGGTCTACGCCTCGCGCAAGCACATGCCGGCGGCGCTGCGCTGCATGCTGGACTTCCTGGTGCAGCGCTTTCCCGAGAACCCCGCCTGGGACGAGGGCCTGTAA
- the pobA gene encoding 4-hydroxybenzoate 3-monooxygenase, which yields MKTRKTQVAIIGAGPSGLLLGQLLHNAGIDTLILERQTPEYVLGRIRAGVLEQGMAELLRRAGTGQRMDAEGLVHEGFELALDGRRVHIDLKALTGGKTVTVYGQTEVTRDLMAARRETGGQTIYGAVNVAPGGMKSDTPFVTFEKDGETWRVDCDYIAGCDGFHGVARQSIPAECLKVFERVYPFGWLGILADTPPVHDELVYARHERGFALCSLRSATRTRYYLQVPAQERVEDWSDRRFWDELKTRLPETLAQKLVTGPSLEKSIAPLRSFVVEPMQYGRMFLVGDAAHIVPPTGAKGLNLAASDVSTLFDILLKVYREQRTDLLQKYSDICLRRVWKAERFSWWMTSMLHRFDEHDAFSQRISASELDYFVSSEAGRKTIAENYVGLPYEAIE from the coding sequence ATGAAGACGCGCAAAACCCAGGTCGCCATCATCGGCGCCGGCCCCTCCGGTCTGCTGCTCGGCCAGTTGCTGCACAACGCCGGCATCGACACCCTGATCCTCGAACGCCAGACACCCGAGTACGTGCTCGGCCGGATCCGCGCCGGCGTGCTTGAACAAGGCATGGCAGAGCTGTTGCGCCGGGCCGGAACGGGCCAGCGGATGGACGCCGAAGGCCTGGTGCACGAAGGCTTCGAACTGGCCCTGGACGGACGCCGGGTGCACATCGACCTGAAGGCACTGACCGGCGGCAAGACCGTGACCGTCTACGGCCAGACCGAGGTCACCCGCGACCTCATGGCCGCTCGTCGGGAGACCGGCGGCCAGACGATCTACGGGGCCGTCAATGTCGCTCCCGGCGGCATGAAAAGCGACACGCCTTTCGTGACCTTCGAAAAGGACGGCGAAACCTGGCGCGTCGACTGCGATTACATCGCCGGCTGCGACGGCTTTCACGGCGTGGCGCGGCAGTCGATTCCCGCCGAATGCCTGAAGGTCTTCGAACGGGTCTACCCGTTCGGTTGGCTGGGGATCCTGGCCGACACGCCGCCGGTGCACGACGAACTGGTCTATGCCCGCCACGAACGCGGCTTCGCCCTGTGCAGCCTGCGCTCGGCCACCCGCACCCGCTATTACCTGCAAGTGCCGGCCCAAGAGCGCGTCGAGGACTGGTCGGACCGACGCTTCTGGGACGAACTGAAGACCCGACTGCCCGAGACGCTGGCGCAGAAGCTGGTGACCGGCCCGTCCCTGGAGAAAAGCATCGCGCCGCTGCGCAGCTTCGTGGTCGAACCGATGCAGTACGGCCGGATGTTCCTGGTCGGCGACGCCGCGCACATCGTGCCGCCGACCGGGGCCAAGGGCCTGAACCTGGCGGCCAGCGACGTCAGCACCCTGTTCGACATTCTGCTGAAGGTCTACCGCGAGCAGCGCACCGATCTGCTGCAGAAGTACTCGGACATCTGTCTGCGCCGGGTCTGGAAGGCTGAACGCTTCTCTTGGTGGATGACCTCGATGCTGCACCGCTTCGACGAACACGATGCGTTCAGCCAGCGCATCAGCGCGTCGGAACTGGATTACTTCGTCAGTTCGGAAGCGGGCCGAAAAACCATTGCAGAAAATTACGTCGGACTTCCTTATGAGGCTATCGAATAG
- a CDS encoding MDR family MFS transporter has protein sequence MTNLNHPETPKPAIRSVLVALMMAIFLGALDQTIVAVSMPAISAQFKDVSLLAWVISGYMVAMTVAVPIYGKLGDLYGRRKLMLFGMGLFTLASLFCAMAQSMEQLVLARIFQGIGAGGMISVSQAIIGDIVPPRERGRYQGYFSSMYAVASVAGPVLGGYMTEYLSWRWVFLINLPLGLGAWWVARRNLRGLPVPQRKPVIDYLGTLLMIVGLTALLLAITQVGQGHPWHSREVLGLFAGAVAVLAVFAWHERRAREPLLPMHLFTNRSALLCWCTIFFCSFQAISLIVLMPLRFQSVTGAGADSAALHLLPLAMGLPVGAYFAGRRTSVTGRYKPQILAGALLMPVSILGMAFTPPADALLSGLFMLLSGIAGGMQFPTSLVGTQNSVEQKDIGVATSTTNLFRSLGGAVGVALMSALLLALLQDSSFAHLAGGSLMGEGHSGSALLDGLNAAPGAARDALRAELLVTFRHLLTVSAGVSLLGLTAALAMPNRLLRGREHGAR, from the coding sequence GTGACCAACCTCAATCATCCCGAAACGCCCAAACCGGCCATCCGCAGCGTGTTGGTCGCACTGATGATGGCGATCTTCCTCGGCGCGCTGGACCAGACCATCGTCGCCGTGTCGATGCCGGCCATCTCCGCGCAGTTCAAGGACGTGAGCCTGCTGGCCTGGGTGATCTCCGGCTACATGGTGGCGATGACCGTGGCGGTGCCGATCTACGGCAAGCTCGGCGACCTGTACGGGCGACGCAAACTGATGCTGTTCGGCATGGGCCTGTTCACCCTGGCTTCGCTGTTTTGCGCCATGGCCCAGAGCATGGAGCAACTGGTGCTGGCGCGGATCTTCCAGGGCATCGGCGCCGGGGGGATGATCTCGGTGAGCCAGGCGATCATCGGCGACATCGTGCCGCCCCGGGAGCGCGGGCGCTATCAGGGCTACTTCAGCAGCATGTACGCGGTGGCCAGCGTGGCCGGCCCCGTGCTCGGCGGCTACATGACCGAATACCTGTCATGGCGCTGGGTGTTCCTGATCAACCTGCCGCTGGGGCTCGGCGCCTGGTGGGTGGCCCGGCGCAACCTGCGGGGGCTGCCGGTGCCGCAGCGCAAACCGGTCATCGATTACCTGGGCACGCTGCTGATGATCGTCGGCCTGACCGCCCTGCTGCTGGCCATCACCCAGGTCGGCCAGGGGCACCCGTGGCACAGCCGCGAAGTCCTCGGCCTGTTCGCCGGCGCCGTGGCGGTGCTGGCGGTGTTCGCCTGGCATGAGCGCCGCGCCCGTGAGCCCCTGCTGCCGATGCACCTGTTCACCAACCGCAGCGCCCTGCTGTGCTGGTGCACGATCTTCTTCTGCAGCTTCCAGGCGATATCCCTGATCGTGCTGATGCCGCTGCGCTTTCAGAGCGTCACCGGCGCCGGCGCCGACAGCGCGGCGCTGCACCTGCTGCCGCTGGCGATGGGGCTGCCCGTCGGCGCGTACTTCGCCGGCCGCCGCACGTCGGTGACCGGGCGCTACAAACCGCAGATCCTGGCCGGCGCCCTGCTGATGCCGGTCTCCATCCTCGGCATGGCCTTCACCCCGCCGGCCGACGCCCTGCTCAGCGGCCTGTTCATGCTGCTCAGCGGCATCGCCGGCGGCATGCAGTTCCCGACCTCGCTGGTGGGCACGCAGAACTCGGTGGAGCAAAAGGACATCGGCGTCGCCACCAGCACCACCAACCTGTTCCGCTCCCTGGGCGGCGCAGTCGGTGTGGCGCTGATGTCGGCGCTGCTGCTGGCGCTGTTGCAGGACTCCAGCTTCGCCCACCTGGCCGGCGGCTCGCTGATGGGCGAAGGGCATTCCGGCAGTGCGCTGCTCGACGGCCTGAACGCAGCGCCGGGCGCCGCCCGGGATGCGCTGCGGGCCGAACTGCTGGTGACGTTCCGGCACTTGCTGACGGTCAGCGCCGGGGTTTCGCTGCTGGGGCTGACGGCGGCGCTGGCCATGCCCAACCGGTTGCTGCGCGGTCGGGAGCATGGCGCCCGCTGA
- a CDS encoding MBL fold metallo-hydrolase, whose translation MIGFTTLKRVLLATATLGFAAHAAAANLTLDVYNPGTHAIFPVTSVLVSGDKDAILVDAQFGKSQAEQVVEKIRASGKHLTAIYISHGDPDYYFGLDTLTKAFPDAKVLASQPTVDHIKQTVDGKLAFWGPKMGDDVPAKTIVPGVLEGDSLILEGQKLQVVGLEGKQPDRSFVWIPSLKAVVGGVVVAENIHVWMADTQTAQSHADWLETLHSIETLKPKTVVPGHYLGDSGRSLASVRFTADYIKAFDEETAKAKDSAALIAAMKKRYPKLGEESSLELSAKVAKGEMKW comes from the coding sequence ATGATCGGCTTCACCACCCTCAAGCGTGTCCTACTCGCCACCGCCACCCTCGGCTTCGCCGCGCACGCCGCCGCAGCCAACCTGACCCTCGACGTCTACAACCCCGGCACCCACGCCATCTTCCCGGTGACCTCGGTGCTGGTCAGCGGCGACAAGGACGCGATCCTGGTCGACGCCCAGTTCGGCAAGTCCCAGGCCGAGCAAGTGGTGGAAAAGATCCGCGCCAGCGGCAAGCACCTGACCGCCATCTACATCAGCCACGGTGACCCGGACTACTACTTCGGCCTCGACACCCTGACCAAGGCCTTCCCGGACGCCAAGGTGCTGGCCTCGCAGCCGACCGTCGACCACATCAAGCAGACCGTGGACGGCAAGCTGGCGTTCTGGGGCCCGAAAATGGGCGACGACGTACCGGCCAAGACCATCGTGCCGGGTGTGCTGGAAGGTGACAGCCTGATCCTCGAAGGGCAGAAGCTGCAAGTGGTCGGCCTGGAAGGCAAGCAGCCGGACCGCAGCTTCGTGTGGATCCCGTCGCTCAAGGCCGTGGTCGGCGGCGTGGTGGTGGCCGAGAACATCCATGTGTGGATGGCCGACACCCAGACCGCGCAGTCCCACGCTGACTGGCTGGAGACCCTGCACTCGATCGAGACCCTGAAGCCGAAGACCGTGGTGCCGGGCCATTACCTGGGCGACAGCGGCCGCTCGCTGGCGTCGGTGCGGTTCACCGCCGACTACATCAAGGCCTTCGACGAAGAGACCGCCAAGGCCAAGGACTCCGCCGCCCTGATCGCCGCGATGAAGAAGCGCTACCCGAAACTGGGCGAGGAAAGCTCCCTGGAGCTGAGCGCCAAGGTCGCCAAGGGCGAAATGAAGTGGTGA
- a CDS encoding NAD(P)-dependent oxidoreductase, whose amino-acid sequence MSKIAIIGATGRAGSQLLEEALRRGHSVTAIARDTSKIGTRAGVTAKSLDVLDAAALQAAVAGHDAVISAAHFATVPAAAVTGPVKQAGVKRLLVVGGAGSLLLLPDGTRVIDSAGFPAEYKAEASAGAAFLEALRQEQELDWTFLSPSAEFVEGERSGTFRVGKDDLLVSAEGRSWITFADYAIALIDEVESPKHSRQRFTVGY is encoded by the coding sequence ATGAGCAAGATCGCAATCATCGGTGCCACCGGCCGGGCCGGCAGCCAATTGCTGGAAGAGGCCCTGCGCCGTGGCCACAGCGTCACCGCCATCGCCCGGGACACGTCGAAGATCGGCACCCGTGCCGGTGTGACGGCCAAGTCCCTCGACGTGCTGGACGCCGCTGCGCTGCAAGCGGCGGTGGCCGGCCATGACGCGGTGATCAGCGCCGCGCATTTCGCCACCGTGCCGGCCGCTGCCGTGACCGGTCCTGTGAAGCAGGCCGGGGTCAAGCGTCTGTTGGTGGTGGGCGGCGCCGGTTCGCTGCTGCTGCTGCCGGACGGCACCCGGGTGATCGACAGCGCGGGTTTCCCGGCCGAGTACAAGGCCGAGGCCAGCGCCGGTGCCGCGTTCCTCGAGGCGTTGCGTCAGGAACAGGAATTGGACTGGACGTTCCTGTCACCGTCGGCGGAGTTCGTCGAAGGTGAGCGCAGCGGCACGTTCCGGGTGGGCAAGGACGATCTGCTGGTCAGCGCCGAAGGCCGCAGCTGGATCACCTTCGCCGATTACGCCATCGCCTTGATCGACGAGGTGGAGTCGCCGAAGCATTCGCGTCAGCGTTTCACTGTCGGTTACTGA